Proteins found in one Planctomycetes bacterium MalM25 genomic segment:
- the korB gene encoding 2-oxoglutarate oxidoreductase subunit KorB, with protein MPVDLDLPVLKPADFASDQDVRWCPGCGDYSILAQMKKVMPTLGVPREKIVFISGIGCSSRFPYYMNTYGMHTIHGRAPAVATGLKTVQPDLMVWVITGDGDGLSIGGNHLMHCIRRNMDLNIVLFNNRIYGLTKGQYSPTSPLGKRTKSTPMGAIDNPLHPLSIAIGAEATFVARSIDTNIKHLGYTLQRAAEHKGTSFIEVYQNCNVFNDGAWDYAKDRDTKADTTLTLEHGKPLVFGKEGEKGIRLNGLEPEVVELGNGVTTDDLLFHDEKSPEPSLAYLLSRMRFEDGFPEPIGVFRAVDAPRYDQQVNDQIDQATKDQGPGDLNALYSSGETWTVE; from the coding sequence ATGCCCGTTGATCTCGATCTCCCCGTCCTCAAGCCGGCCGACTTCGCCAGCGACCAAGACGTCCGCTGGTGCCCCGGCTGCGGTGACTACTCGATTCTCGCGCAGATGAAGAAGGTCATGCCCACGCTGGGCGTGCCGCGCGAGAAGATCGTGTTCATCTCGGGCATCGGCTGCAGCAGCCGCTTCCCGTACTACATGAACACCTACGGGATGCACACGATCCACGGCCGCGCCCCCGCCGTGGCGACCGGCCTGAAGACCGTGCAGCCCGACCTCATGGTCTGGGTCATCACCGGCGACGGCGACGGGCTCTCCATCGGCGGCAACCACCTGATGCACTGCATCCGGCGGAACATGGACCTGAACATCGTCCTGTTCAACAACCGGATCTACGGCCTTACCAAGGGCCAGTACTCGCCGACCTCGCCCCTGGGCAAGCGGACCAAGAGCACGCCGATGGGCGCGATCGACAACCCGCTGCACCCGCTGTCGATCGCCATCGGCGCCGAGGCGACGTTCGTCGCCCGCAGCATCGACACCAACATCAAGCACCTCGGCTACACGCTCCAGCGGGCGGCCGAGCACAAGGGGACGTCGTTCATCGAGGTCTACCAGAACTGCAACGTCTTCAACGACGGCGCCTGGGACTACGCCAAGGACCGCGACACGAAGGCCGACACGACCCTCACGCTCGAGCACGGCAAGCCGCTGGTCTTCGGCAAAGAGGGCGAGAAGGGCATACGGCTCAACGGCTTGGAGCCCGAGGTGGTGGAGCTCGGCAACGGCGTCACGACCGACGACCTGCTCTTCCACGACGAGAAGTCCCCGGAGCCGAGCCTGGCCTACCTGCTCAGTCGCATGCGTTTCGAGGACGGCTTCCCCGAGCCGATCGGCGTGTTCCGCGCGGTCGACGCCCCGCGGTACGACCAGCAGGTCAACGATCAGATCGACCAAGCGACCAAAGACCAGGGCCCCGGCGACCTGAACGCGTTGTACAGCTCGGGTGAGACCTGGACCGTGGAATGA
- a CDS encoding CBS domain protein, with protein MLICPSCGADDLIEGIDECEYCQAPLTDLFIRVPASSVESDLLRDRVGDLPRREPIMLESHATVGEALTQMVKKGVGCVLIVVDNQLAGIFSERDALMKLGVQGGELHDQPLLRYLTPNPATISADDKIAFALHKMDLGGYRHLPVLEGDRPVSLISIRDILRYVTEHDRDAA; from the coding sequence ATGCTGATCTGCCCCTCCTGCGGCGCCGACGATCTCATCGAAGGGATCGACGAGTGCGAATACTGCCAGGCGCCGCTCACGGATCTGTTCATCCGCGTGCCCGCCTCGTCGGTCGAGTCGGACTTGCTGCGTGACCGAGTCGGCGACCTGCCGAGGCGTGAGCCGATCATGCTGGAGTCGCACGCCACGGTCGGCGAGGCGCTCACCCAGATGGTCAAGAAGGGGGTCGGTTGCGTGCTGATCGTCGTCGATAACCAGCTGGCGGGCATCTTCAGCGAACGCGACGCCCTGATGAAGCTCGGTGTCCAAGGGGGCGAACTGCACGACCAGCCGCTGCTGCGTTACCTGACCCCCAACCCGGCGACCATCTCGGCCGACGACAAGATCGCCTTCGCGCTGCACAAGATGGACCTCGGCGGCTACCGCCACCTGCCGGTGCTCGAAGGCGACCGCCCCGTCAGCCTGATCAGCATCCGCGACATCCTCCGCTACGTCACCGAGCACGATCGCGACGCGGCGTGA
- the sdcS_2 gene encoding Sodium-dependent dicarboxylate transporter SdcS produces the protein MLHGSRNEAQRLLGLFEFSHVRAIVTTACCLAAAAAVAFWPAYEGLSEAGHRALFVLIFAAGMWVTEAIPAFATSLLAIGSLIALLGKPDGVYAVDAKDWEQFIAPWGSPLIWLFFGGFCLAASAEKTGLDRWLAARALGLFGQRPAMLLLGVMLVTAVLSMFVSNTATATLVLAMLTPLFASRPSGDGVTKALALGVAMAANLGGMGTVIGTPPNAIAAGLLTGPSSVNFAEWMLIATPPALVLIAAAWGYLVLTQLRGVAFSDHEGLLFHAGAAADPVPKLKQLVVVGTFIVTVGLWITSPWHGLPTTLISIVPITALTTSGILTADDIRSLPWDILLLITGGLSLGVAMDKTGLAEWAVGLLPIDGLAPMALVIGFGYATILMSNLMSNTATSNLVLPIAIAVLEALPATGGNARLAVPIALAASAAMCLPISTPPNAIVYGAGYLKVKDLLFAGLFIGLIAPPLVTLWAWFALGWL, from the coding sequence ATGCTCCACGGCAGCCGCAACGAGGCGCAGCGCCTCCTCGGGCTCTTTGAATTTTCCCACGTTCGGGCGATCGTCACGACCGCCTGTTGCTTGGCCGCGGCTGCCGCGGTGGCTTTCTGGCCGGCCTACGAGGGGCTCAGCGAAGCGGGTCATCGGGCTCTGTTTGTCTTGATCTTCGCCGCGGGGATGTGGGTCACCGAAGCGATCCCGGCATTCGCGACCAGCCTGCTGGCGATCGGTTCGTTGATCGCCCTCTTGGGCAAGCCGGACGGGGTCTACGCGGTCGACGCGAAGGACTGGGAACAGTTCATTGCCCCGTGGGGCAGCCCGCTCATCTGGTTGTTCTTCGGCGGCTTCTGCCTCGCGGCGTCGGCCGAGAAGACGGGGCTCGATCGTTGGCTCGCGGCGCGGGCGCTCGGGCTGTTCGGTCAGCGCCCCGCGATGCTGCTGTTGGGGGTGATGCTCGTGACGGCGGTGCTGTCGATGTTCGTGTCGAACACGGCGACGGCCACGCTGGTGCTCGCGATGCTCACGCCCCTGTTCGCTTCGCGCCCCTCGGGCGACGGGGTGACGAAGGCGCTCGCGCTCGGCGTGGCGATGGCGGCCAACCTGGGCGGCATGGGGACCGTGATCGGCACCCCGCCCAACGCGATCGCGGCCGGTTTGCTGACCGGTCCGTCGTCGGTGAACTTCGCTGAATGGATGCTGATCGCCACCCCTCCCGCGTTGGTGCTGATCGCGGCGGCGTGGGGCTACCTAGTGCTCACCCAGCTACGCGGCGTGGCGTTCAGCGACCACGAGGGCCTGCTGTTCCACGCCGGCGCCGCGGCCGACCCGGTTCCGAAGCTGAAGCAGCTGGTGGTTGTGGGGACATTTATCGTCACGGTCGGCCTGTGGATCACGAGCCCGTGGCACGGCTTGCCGACGACGCTCATCTCGATCGTGCCGATCACCGCCCTCACGACCAGCGGCATCCTGACCGCCGACGACATCCGCTCGTTGCCGTGGGACATCCTGCTGCTGATCACCGGCGGTCTGTCGCTCGGCGTGGCGATGGACAAGACGGGCCTGGCCGAGTGGGCGGTCGGTTTGTTGCCGATCGACGGCCTCGCCCCGATGGCGCTCGTGATCGGCTTCGGCTACGCAACGATCCTGATGTCGAACTTGATGAGCAACACGGCGACCTCCAACCTGGTGCTGCCGATCGCGATCGCCGTGCTGGAAGCGTTGCCCGCCACGGGGGGCAACGCCCGCCTCGCCGTGCCGATCGCCCTGGCGGCATCGGCGGCGATGTGCCTGCCGATCAGCACGCCGCCCAACGCGATCGTGTACGGCGCCGGCTACCTGAAAGTCAAAGACCTGCTCTTCGCTGGCCTGTTCATCGGCTTGATCGCTCCGCCGCTCGTAACACTGTGGGCGTGGTTCGCGCTCGGTTGGTTGTGA
- the afr_1 gene encoding 1,5-anhydro-D-fructose reductase: protein MFLRFLLLVSLLALAPAAPAGDPTAEQGPVRVVIVGLTHDHVFWLLGRPRDRGDLEIVGVYEPDLDLARRRMEGAGLPMNLHATDLESLLDRTEPDAAVLFGSIHEHHEQTLACVAAGAHVMVEKPLATNLAHAREMAEAAERAGVHLLTNYETTWYPSVWETHRRVSEGRIGEVRRMVFRMGHRGPVEIGCRPAFLNWLLDPQENGAGALTDFGCYGVNLASWLMESARPRSVTCITQQTRPDTYPRVDDDATILLEFDNAVAVIQASWAWPLSVKETRVFGQRGELLTLGSDGLRTALPREPIEVRENLPRPDSLEDDPFAHLAAVVRGDRDPNALSAVENNLLVVEVLDAARRSAETGERVELPQP from the coding sequence ATGTTCCTCCGCTTCCTTCTTCTCGTCAGCCTTCTCGCCTTAGCCCCGGCCGCGCCAGCCGGGGACCCAACAGCCGAGCAAGGTCCCGTGCGTGTCGTCATCGTCGGTCTGACGCACGACCACGTCTTCTGGCTACTCGGCCGCCCACGCGATCGGGGCGACCTGGAGATCGTCGGCGTCTACGAGCCCGACCTCGACCTCGCCCGGCGGCGGATGGAGGGCGCCGGGTTGCCTATGAACCTGCACGCGACCGACCTTGAGTCGTTGCTCGATCGGACGGAGCCCGACGCCGCCGTGCTGTTCGGCAGCATCCACGAGCACCACGAGCAGACGCTCGCTTGCGTGGCCGCCGGGGCCCATGTGATGGTCGAGAAGCCGCTCGCCACCAACTTGGCCCACGCCCGCGAGATGGCCGAGGCGGCCGAGCGAGCGGGCGTCCACCTGCTGACCAACTACGAAACGACCTGGTACCCCAGCGTGTGGGAGACGCACCGCCGCGTCAGCGAGGGGCGTATCGGCGAGGTGCGGCGGATGGTCTTCCGCATGGGGCACCGCGGGCCGGTCGAGATCGGCTGCCGTCCCGCGTTCCTCAACTGGCTGCTCGACCCGCAAGAGAACGGCGCCGGGGCGCTGACCGACTTCGGTTGCTACGGTGTAAACTTGGCCTCCTGGTTGATGGAGAGCGCGCGTCCGCGATCGGTCACCTGCATCACCCAGCAGACCCGCCCCGACACCTATCCCCGAGTCGATGACGACGCGACGATCCTCCTGGAATTCGATAACGCGGTCGCCGTCATCCAGGCTTCGTGGGCGTGGCCATTGAGCGTGAAAGAGACCCGCGTCTTCGGGCAGCGGGGCGAACTACTGACGCTTGGCTCGGACGGGCTGCGCACCGCCCTGCCGCGTGAACCGATCGAGGTGCGTGAGAACCTGCCGCGTCCCGATTCGCTCGAGGACGATCCCTTCGCCCACCTGGCGGCGGTGGTGCGGGGTGATCGGGATCCGAACGCGCTCTCCGCCGTCGAAAACAACCTGCTGGTCGTCGAGGTGCTCGACGCGGCCCGGCGATCGGCCGAGACGGGCGAGCGGGTTGAACTCCCGCAGCCCTAG
- the rsmF gene encoding Ribosomal RNA small subunit methyltransferase F — protein sequence MHELDPQSGLPIEFVQRVREIAGDEADRVLATYGRDRRPGVWANPLRGEGGPLAELEALGVAGRACEWLPEAATLDPADKPTVTASDAVAAGRLYVQNLSSMLAPLVLDPRPGERVLDLAAAPGGKTLHLAARLRLEGELAAVEPVRDRFFKLKQNLERCGAGAFVRTFTHDGRDIGRKTPGRFDAVMLDAPCSSEARFDPRDPATFAYWGPRKLAESARKQKALLRSALDATRPGGRVLYATCSLAPEENEQVVAHTLRRLGGKVELMPVELPMTSVQSGLTEWKGKRLADELAGCSRVLPNDELAGFFLAMLRKLD from the coding sequence TTGCACGAGCTCGACCCCCAATCCGGCTTGCCGATCGAGTTCGTCCAGCGCGTTCGCGAGATCGCCGGCGACGAGGCGGATCGCGTGCTGGCCACGTACGGCCGCGATCGCCGGCCCGGGGTGTGGGCGAATCCGCTGCGGGGCGAGGGCGGGCCCCTGGCCGAGCTGGAGGCCCTCGGCGTCGCGGGGCGGGCTTGCGAGTGGCTGCCCGAGGCCGCCACCCTCGATCCCGCCGACAAGCCGACTGTGACCGCCAGCGACGCGGTCGCCGCGGGGCGGCTCTACGTGCAGAACCTCTCCAGCATGCTGGCGCCCCTCGTGCTCGACCCCCGGCCGGGCGAGCGGGTGCTCGACCTCGCGGCCGCCCCCGGCGGGAAAACGCTGCACCTCGCCGCGAGGCTCCGGCTCGAGGGCGAGCTCGCGGCGGTCGAGCCGGTCCGCGACCGCTTCTTCAAGCTGAAGCAGAACCTCGAGCGTTGCGGCGCCGGCGCGTTCGTCCGCACCTTCACGCACGACGGGCGCGACATCGGGCGCAAGACGCCCGGCCGGTTCGACGCGGTGATGCTCGACGCGCCGTGCAGCAGCGAGGCCCGTTTCGATCCCCGCGACCCCGCGACCTTCGCCTACTGGGGCCCGCGCAAGCTCGCCGAGTCGGCCCGCAAGCAGAAGGCGCTGCTGCGCTCGGCGCTCGACGCGACGCGTCCCGGCGGCAGGGTGCTGTACGCGACGTGCTCCCTGGCGCCGGAAGAGAACGAGCAGGTCGTCGCCCACACGCTCCGCCGCCTCGGGGGCAAGGTGGAACTGATGCCCGTCGAGCTTCCCATGACGAGTGTCCAATCCGGTCTTACCGAGTGGAAGGGGAAGCGGCTGGCTGACGAGTTGGCGGGGTGCTCGCGCGTCCTCCCAAACGACGAGCTGGCGGGCTTCTTCTTAGCTATGCTGAGGAAGCTCGACTGA
- the dtpA gene encoding Dipeptide and tripeptide permease A, translating to MPSGIPYIVGNEAAERFSFYGMKAILAVFLTQHLVGIDGAADNLTEEGARATVAWFTAAAYATPFIGAILADRWLGKYRTILWLSLFYCVGHGVLALVDTPLAESIRSRYIIFAGLALIACGSGGIKPCVTSHVGDQFGPSNKGLLTKVYSWFYFSINLGAFSSQLLTPLLLNDERFGPAWAFGVPGVLMAIATLVFWLGRNQFVHVPAAGPSLWSEAFGSEGLRALANLTPLLLFVAMFWSLFDQTAGAWVLQATKMDLTLPVLGWTMKPSQVQAVNPILVLILVPLFATVIYPAVNRFIEVTPLRKIGVGMFVAAFSFVVSAWIEQRIQAGQTPSISWQVLAYFVLTCAEVMISITMLEFFYTQSPRRMKSIVMAFCMLSISIGNVFTALVNTFIRQADGTVLLPGASYYWFFSGLMLLVAIAYTFWAPFYRGQTYLQGEEVTDQRAIDEAH from the coding sequence ATGCCCTCGGGCATCCCCTACATCGTCGGCAACGAGGCCGCCGAGCGGTTCAGCTTCTACGGGATGAAGGCGATCCTGGCCGTCTTCCTGACGCAGCACCTCGTGGGCATCGACGGCGCGGCCGACAACCTCACCGAGGAGGGCGCCCGCGCCACGGTTGCCTGGTTCACCGCGGCGGCGTACGCCACGCCCTTTATCGGCGCGATCCTCGCCGACCGCTGGCTCGGCAAGTACCGCACGATCCTCTGGCTTTCGCTGTTCTACTGCGTCGGCCACGGCGTGCTGGCGCTTGTCGACACGCCGTTGGCCGAGTCGATCCGCTCACGCTACATCATCTTCGCCGGGCTAGCGCTGATCGCGTGCGGTTCGGGCGGCATCAAACCGTGCGTCACGTCGCACGTGGGGGATCAGTTCGGGCCGAGCAACAAGGGCCTGCTCACCAAGGTCTACAGCTGGTTCTATTTCTCGATCAACTTGGGCGCCTTCTCTTCGCAGCTGTTGACGCCCCTGCTCTTGAACGACGAACGCTTCGGCCCCGCCTGGGCGTTCGGCGTGCCGGGCGTGTTGATGGCGATCGCCACCCTTGTCTTCTGGCTCGGTCGGAACCAGTTCGTCCACGTCCCGGCAGCGGGTCCGAGCCTTTGGAGCGAGGCGTTCGGCAGCGAGGGGCTACGCGCCCTCGCGAACCTGACGCCCCTGCTGCTGTTCGTCGCGATGTTCTGGTCGCTGTTCGATCAGACCGCCGGCGCCTGGGTGCTGCAGGCGACCAAGATGGACCTCACGCTTCCTGTGCTCGGCTGGACGATGAAGCCCTCCCAGGTTCAGGCGGTGAACCCGATCCTGGTTCTGATCCTCGTCCCGCTGTTCGCCACGGTCATCTACCCCGCGGTCAACCGTTTCATCGAGGTCACCCCGCTCCGCAAGATCGGCGTCGGGATGTTCGTCGCCGCGTTCTCGTTCGTTGTTTCGGCGTGGATCGAACAACGCATCCAGGCCGGCCAGACGCCGAGCATCAGCTGGCAGGTGCTCGCCTACTTCGTCCTCACCTGCGCCGAGGTGATGATCTCGATCACCATGCTCGAGTTCTTCTACACCCAGTCGCCGCGGCGGATGAAGTCGATCGTCATGGCGTTCTGCATGCTGAGCATCTCGATCGGCAACGTCTTCACCGCGCTGGTGAACACCTTCATCCGCCAGGCGGACGGCACAGTCCTGCTGCCGGGTGCGAGTTACTACTGGTTCTTCAGCGGCCTCATGCTGCTGGTCGCGATCGCCTACACGTTCTGGGCGCCCTTCTACCGCGGACAGACCTACCTGCAGGGCGAGGAGGTCACCGACCAGCGGGCGATCGACGAGGCCCACTGA
- the mnmE_2 gene encoding tRNA modification GTPase MnmE, translating to MKLATDDTIVAIATARGGADRGAVRLSGPDALSITATLAGEAIEANRPTRLTGQTLRLDLAGVEKRLPVALYVWPDRRSYTRQPSVEFHTVGSPPLLEAVVRAAVTAGARLAEPGEFTLRAFLAGRLDLTQAEAVLSVIDAEDEERLGSALERLAGGLSTPLHRLRAELLGLLADLEAGLDFVDEEDVRFVERDELINRLTAANRLVEETLAQLTERDASERLPRVAIVGPPNVGKSRLFNTLVARYGGEGENPSALVADQVGVTRDALAAKVRHAEVSWRLIDTAGDDGRAGIDAIDAVARGRLLSEHQEADLLLVCQRGDQSSTPTSSSEKAIRVITMSDLPDAPTPEGWFATSSATGEGIERLADAIARRLTEITSRTHEAHAAQRSHSGLVQALGALSRATAAAEADAGEELVSFELREALDGLGRVVGEVVTDEVLGEIFGKFCIGK from the coding sequence GTGAAGCTCGCTACCGACGACACGATCGTTGCGATCGCCACGGCCCGCGGCGGGGCCGATCGGGGCGCCGTGCGGCTCTCGGGGCCTGACGCACTATCAATCACCGCGACGCTCGCCGGCGAGGCGATCGAGGCGAATCGGCCGACGCGGCTGACGGGGCAGACGCTCCGCCTGGATCTCGCGGGGGTCGAGAAACGCCTGCCTGTCGCTCTCTACGTCTGGCCCGATCGAAGGAGCTACACGCGGCAGCCGTCGGTCGAGTTCCACACGGTCGGCTCGCCCCCGCTGCTCGAAGCGGTGGTGCGGGCGGCGGTCACCGCGGGAGCGCGGCTCGCCGAGCCGGGCGAGTTCACCCTGCGGGCGTTCTTGGCGGGACGCCTCGACCTGACGCAGGCCGAAGCGGTCCTCTCCGTGATCGACGCGGAGGACGAAGAGCGACTCGGTTCGGCGTTGGAGCGCCTAGCAGGCGGGCTCTCGACGCCTCTGCACCGCCTCCGCGCCGAGCTACTCGGGCTGCTTGCTGACCTCGAGGCGGGACTCGACTTCGTCGACGAGGAGGACGTCCGGTTCGTCGAGCGGGACGAACTCATCAACCGCTTGACCGCGGCGAACCGCCTCGTCGAGGAGACGCTCGCGCAGCTCACCGAGCGCGACGCCTCGGAGCGTCTGCCGCGGGTCGCCATCGTCGGCCCGCCGAACGTCGGCAAGAGCCGGCTCTTCAACACGCTGGTCGCCAGGTACGGGGGCGAGGGTGAGAACCCTTCGGCTTTGGTCGCCGACCAAGTGGGCGTGACACGCGACGCCCTCGCCGCCAAGGTCCGCCACGCCGAGGTGAGCTGGCGATTGATCGACACCGCGGGCGATGACGGCCGGGCGGGCATCGATGCGATCGACGCCGTCGCCCGGGGGCGTCTGCTGAGTGAGCATCAAGAGGCCGACCTGTTGCTGGTTTGCCAGCGAGGCGACCAGAGCAGCACGCCTACCTCATCCTCCGAGAAAGCGATCCGTGTGATCACGATGTCCGACCTCCCCGACGCCCCGACGCCCGAGGGTTGGTTCGCGACGAGCTCAGCAACCGGTGAGGGGATCGAGCGACTCGCCGACGCGATCGCCAGGCGGCTCACCGAGATCACCTCCCGCACGCACGAAGCCCACGCCGCCCAGCGCAGCCACAGCGGGTTGGTTCAAGCACTAGGGGCGCTCAGCCGCGCCACGGCGGCGGCCGAAGCGGACGCGGGCGAGGAGCTGGTCTCATTCGAGCTGCGCGAGGCGCTCGACGGCCTGGGCCGCGTCGTCGGCGAGGTGGTCACCGACGAGGTGCTCGGCGAGATCTTCGGCAAGTTCTGCATCGGCAAGTGA
- the yidC gene encoding Membrane protein insertase YidC has translation MDIQQRRPQRGGEQPFDQRFLLFAMIALVAVMMLNRNPPPVDPNGGEADGKPLAAAEAEAQPIDAAAIEAATADLEETPAAAPERVAIGSVDPDSDYRMLLTIDNVGGAVERVELSSETYRDLEDRSGYLGRLALTDAPGGGALVNVVGPGTPAEAAGLQAGDVITAAPLKRTPEDELGDLVESAESFKEVLAATKPRRELALTIARGGESQSLTAKLRRQPLDLIRPELENVLRHTPEPPEGYESVPSFVVRLVSVNGRRDEDPAIATANTQLANEAWTVDAREAGSVALRMRLTDLGLEVVKRYTLATIPSEQRDHEEHPSYHFDLSVEVVNLLDQPQAVAYELTGPNGLPIEGYWYSNKIGRGDGSFFGDWGSFGLRDVIVRFADDRLTQFAAKSVADGDVDTMGGGQPLAFAGVDSQYFASIILPQKETLKEVRTAQVRAELATPKIEKPADPRWQNASCVLQRTPATLAAAGEAGATVSDGYRVFAGPKLPELLSNYTAADDANHTLHDILYYGWFAFAAKPMLWLLHTFYAIVGNYGLAIVLLTLCVRGAMFPISRQTALNMVKMQELKPELDRIVEKYGDDMQKRAAAQQELFRKHKYNPAAGCLPLFLQLPIFMGLYRALAVDVELRAQPLISDSIRFCSNLASPDMLIDWSAYTPLWVDNGQGLLGLGPYFNILPIASCALMLMQQKLFMPEATNDQARLQQSMMKYMMIFMGFIFFKMPSGLCIYFIVSTLWGIAERKMLPRPTPAPMSETTIDAGPKRPKPTADEIAQAKKKAAKKKGKKRK, from the coding sequence ATGGACATCCAACAACGCCGGCCGCAACGAGGCGGCGAGCAACCCTTCGATCAGCGTTTCTTGCTGTTCGCCATGATCGCCCTCGTGGCGGTGATGATGCTCAACCGCAACCCGCCCCCGGTCGATCCGAACGGGGGTGAGGCCGACGGCAAGCCGCTCGCAGCCGCTGAAGCAGAGGCCCAACCGATCGACGCCGCGGCGATCGAAGCGGCGACGGCCGACCTCGAAGAGACCCCCGCCGCCGCGCCCGAACGGGTCGCGATCGGATCGGTCGATCCCGATTCGGATTACCGGATGCTGCTGACGATCGACAACGTCGGCGGAGCGGTCGAGCGGGTCGAGCTCTCGAGCGAGACCTACCGCGACCTCGAAGACCGCAGCGGCTACCTCGGCCGCCTCGCCCTGACCGACGCGCCGGGCGGTGGCGCGCTGGTGAACGTCGTCGGCCCTGGCACCCCGGCGGAAGCGGCCGGGTTGCAGGCGGGCGACGTGATTACCGCGGCGCCGCTGAAGCGGACCCCGGAAGACGAGTTGGGCGACCTCGTCGAGTCGGCCGAAAGCTTCAAGGAGGTGCTTGCAGCAACCAAACCGAGGCGCGAGCTCGCCCTGACCATCGCCCGCGGGGGCGAGTCACAGTCCCTTACCGCGAAACTCCGCCGCCAGCCGCTCGATCTGATCCGCCCCGAGCTGGAGAACGTCCTGCGGCACACCCCCGAACCGCCCGAGGGCTACGAGTCAGTCCCGTCGTTCGTGGTGCGGCTTGTCTCGGTCAACGGTCGGCGGGACGAGGACCCGGCGATTGCGACCGCCAACACCCAGCTCGCTAACGAGGCCTGGACGGTCGATGCTCGCGAAGCGGGCTCGGTCGCCCTCCGCATGCGGCTGACCGATCTCGGCCTGGAGGTCGTGAAGCGTTACACGCTGGCGACGATCCCCTCGGAACAGCGAGACCATGAAGAGCACCCGTCCTACCACTTCGATCTGTCGGTCGAGGTCGTGAACCTGCTCGACCAGCCGCAAGCGGTCGCCTACGAGCTGACCGGCCCGAACGGCCTGCCGATCGAGGGCTACTGGTACTCCAACAAGATCGGCCGCGGCGACGGCAGCTTCTTCGGCGACTGGGGCAGCTTCGGGCTGCGGGACGTGATCGTCCGCTTCGCCGACGACCGCCTCACGCAGTTCGCCGCGAAGAGCGTCGCCGACGGCGATGTCGACACGATGGGCGGAGGCCAGCCGCTCGCGTTCGCGGGCGTCGACTCGCAGTATTTCGCCTCGATTATCCTGCCGCAGAAAGAGACCCTCAAAGAGGTCCGCACCGCCCAGGTCCGCGCCGAGCTGGCGACCCCCAAGATCGAGAAGCCGGCCGACCCGCGTTGGCAGAACGCCTCGTGCGTCCTGCAGCGGACGCCCGCCACGCTCGCCGCCGCGGGCGAAGCGGGCGCGACCGTGTCAGACGGCTACCGCGTCTTCGCCGGACCGAAGCTGCCCGAGCTGCTGAGCAATTACACGGCGGCGGACGACGCGAACCACACGCTGCACGACATCCTTTACTACGGCTGGTTTGCGTTCGCCGCCAAGCCGATGCTGTGGCTGCTGCACACGTTCTACGCGATCGTCGGGAACTACGGGTTGGCGATCGTGCTGCTCACGCTCTGCGTCCGCGGCGCCATGTTCCCCATCAGCCGGCAGACGGCGCTCAACATGGTGAAGATGCAGGAGCTCAAGCCGGAACTCGACCGCATCGTCGAGAAGTACGGCGACGACATGCAGAAGCGGGCCGCCGCGCAGCAAGAGCTCTTCCGCAAGCACAAGTACAACCCGGCGGCGGGCTGCCTCCCCCTCTTCTTGCAGCTGCCCATCTTCATGGGCCTGTACCGAGCACTGGCGGTCGACGTTGAGCTGCGGGCGCAGCCGCTGATCTCCGACTCGATCCGCTTCTGCAGCAACCTCGCCTCGCCCGACATGCTGATCGACTGGTCGGCGTACACGCCGCTGTGGGTCGACAACGGGCAAGGCCTGCTCGGCCTGGGGCCGTACTTCAACATCTTGCCGATCGCGAGCTGCGCCCTGATGCTCATGCAGCAGAAGCTGTTCATGCCCGAGGCGACGAACGATCAGGCCCGGCTGCAGCAGTCGATGATGAAATACATGATGATTTTCATGGGCTTCATCTTCTTCAAGATGCCCAGCGGCCTCTGCATCTACTTCATCGTCAGCACCCTGTGGGGCATCGCCGAACGGAAGATGCTGCCGCGGCCGACTCCCGCCCCCATGAGCGAGACGACGATCGACGCCGGACCGAAACGCCCCAAGCCAACCGCCGATGAGATCGCGCAGGCGAAGAAGAAGGCGGCGAAGAAGAAAGGCAAGAAGCGGAAGTAG